The genomic region TCAGCGGctacaaaaaatcaaacaattatGGCAATATCGCAATAGTGCTACACTTACACGAAGCAAGTTCACTAAAATGTTTcttataaataactaaaattgtaatatttactaatattgCGTGTATGCAGACATATGCACATTCATACAAGCAAAATAATGGACTGCAAATAAGTAATCACTTCGTAATCACCGTTTTTAATTCACGGCTTGCATCAACGTTCTGGCGCAGAAAGTGATATTTTATTACTACAACTACATATTCACTTAAGTTTATTGATAAAGGAAGAAATCACATGCATCTTTACAAGAAATGCCTTTGATTAACGCTGTAACGACGCACACTGCTTAGTTTTATTTGCCATAATCCCATGCGTCCGTGTCGAGCCACCTCACCACTACTATTCATGTGCGCTAATCAGGCTGCGCGCATCCCACAATGACAGCTGCGATTGGGAGAGTCTATGATGTCGCGCATGCAGTAGTTTGTATGGGTAATATGGTGGCTGGTGAGCCGGATACTGGTGGAATGTGGCAATGGGCAGCGGCTGTGCTGGCTGTGGTTCGACAATTTGTTGTTGCGAAGCTGAAATTTTCCGCGATATTTTCGCCTCCTTCTTATTGGGCGTCTTTTTTGAagatttaatgaaattcggtatgcgGGCAAGTAAGCCGCAGTAGTAAGGATCATCTTGTTTTTTACGTAATTCACATTTGCTCTTCTGCTTCGACGAGAGCATTGGCACTGATTGGTTGTAGACTTCATAATCGGGCTGCAACGAAAGTCGAgaacaaatttaataagacacACCCAAACGTATGAAGAATAAGGAAGAGGAGTGAGCTTTCACCTTTTTTCTAGGCGGAGTTGTTGTTAGCGTTAGTTGTGGTAATCAAATCTTCACCTTAACCAGAGAGTACATTTTTGATTTCCCAATATGCAACTTTAtactgtgtatgtatgcgtgcgtgtgcagtaaagttatatatgtaagtgtatgtgtgtgtgcgcgggCGGGTCGAGAGTGTAGTTGGAGTATGCCGAAAatacaatacataaaataattggttaaaaaaatttgtattcattGCCTTGTACCTCACATTCAATGCCTACTAAGTGTAACCCAAGTACGCCCGAAAataattttagcaatttttatttagttaatggTAAAAGTTAGGGACATTTatccaaataaaatttaaaatgggagTTATCTAAACTGATCAATTGCAGTTAAAGTGttcaattttacaaatttgCGTGTCTTCTAAAAGTGACTTTCGGCCTATTCCTAAgagttttcaaatttaaagtaGTCGTTTTCAAAAATCGACTTTTGTTAAAGTGCACTTTTGGGTGATAAATTCATTGTTGAAAGATAAAACTTCCTAACCAAATTAGCATTTTTAGCATCATTTGGCCTCACCGTAACATGAGATAGTAAACTGCCTAAGATTTTTAGTTATTTctgcactttttttttaaacaatttactgccgcattttcggtcaaaaatataacattttttaaaaacacgACAATTAGCGAAATATTTGTTTAGAGCTGAGTTTTACATACATGTTCGATGCCTTCGTGCTAACTCGTAGAATAAATCGGGCGCAAAGCCAAAGCAGCTTAGGAGAAGATAATTAATTTGGAACACAAACAGTGAAAATGgataatttattcttaaaatacgTAAATGGAAGAAAAAAAGACGCTATTGGGGTGAGTCAAATTGTTAAGTTTATTTAACGGAATTGCATCCTCTAAAATTGACCGGTTGATGCGAATTTTCGCCATCACCAGgccttatttctttcgaaatgggGTAGAAAATGCCGTTATTATCAATAGCGAGCATTATAACACGATGTTGACTGATTTTTTTTCCCCAGAATTGAATGAAATCGACCCGGACGATCTCTATTTCCAAGAAGACGGTGCGCTGCCTAATGTTTCACGCCTAAATATAGACATATTACATGTAAAGTTTGGAGAAATGTCCCAGTCAATTGACAatcaagatcatgcgatttaacgcccatagattattttctatggGGGTATGATAAAATATGGGTTTCCGCCAATTAACCAGCAACGCTCGAGGAGTTTGAGGACAAAGTTCAGGGCACTTTAGTCGATATCTAGTCACCTGACATTAGTGTAATAAATGCTGGCAATCTCATAGCGCACAACATTTAACTCTATTAATTGGtatgtggaaatattttttgaaattacctTTGGCACATATGGACTGTCATCAAGGAATCCTGTATTGTAAACACTGCGGCGTCCTTTGCTCGATTGGCTTGAGTTATTcgaattatttgaattatttgagTCATCGGAGGCAGCAGGCGTGGGATAAATAAGGCCGACCTGACTCTCAATGGTCGAATACGGATCTTCACTTCCCGCTATTGGCACACGCGAACCCACCGCATCCACCGATTTAGGGAGTGCTTGTAGGCGATTCTTTAGCATATCAATTGCGACTATATTTATGACCAGAATCCAAAGCGGATTATTGATTAGATTATTATTCGATTTGACTAACGATATGGCCGACAAGCATTGACGTTCCAGACGTCTGCTCTCTGGATATGAACGTGAGAACTCTCGATTTATGTTAGTCGTATATTTACGCATGTCAAACAGctgtaacaaaaattatagtaaTTAGTAATACATTTTTCGATTTTGCGCCATTTACTTACCTTCGCAGATGTGCCTGGCGTCAGGCCCATGTTAGGCATTTGAAGTATATCGCCACCAATGACCGTCTCCTCATTGACCATTGAGGTGTTGTGTACAAAGACATTACTCTTGCCATAACGTTTGATTAGTATGTTTCCAATATCAtccattttaattttgaaacctTCACCAACAGACTTTTTGACAAGTTTCGTATCCGCATCACGCATAGGGTTTTCAAAACCACTCAAACCAATTCTGATGAAAAGacatttcattaaaaactattattttaagtttattgattgctattaatagaaaatatactAACCTCACACCGTCAAAGCCGTTTTTCCCTCCGTTTATGGTGATAACCGAAGATCTGGCATAAGCTTTGGCCACTCGTCGATTCTTTTCGAATACTATTACCTTCGCCCAAATCTCATCATCGATTTGTTCCCATTTGCTGAGCACTTCGTTGATGTGGTCCTAAATGGGTGGATTTAAAAAGAAactgtttcaaaatatttgaaaaattgccaatatataattattttttcgaaggtggtttgtgaaaaaaaaaatcaagtcgACGCCACTCCTGgatatttaaaattcattaattttatttttttttgcaaaacgatCATAATCTATTTCCGTAAAAGTTATTAAAGATAAGCACGAACattttttgcagttttgaaGAAAACTGTTATATGAGAATAATGATTAATCTGGATGTGGAATTGTATGTATTTGGTGGCCtgaataatacaaataattaatacTTTTGATTTGATCAGTTGAAAACACcagaaaatttagcaaaaattaacaatgcctaaatacacaaattttgatattttaaaaatttgatccTTACCCTAAAGAGTTTCTCCTTGTTATACCATATATCCTCTTCCTCTTCGATATTTGGTATCATGTCTAGATTGTCGAGGGAACGCGATATAATTTTTCGACGCGAAATCATTTTGTTAacactttgttgttgtgaaCTACGTTTGCGTGGTGGCAGTATTTTGTGGCCGTTTGTGAAAGCCGTAGCTTTTCAGTCTTTCGAGAGATTAAATTAAATCACAAAATAtctgaaaagaagaagaagtaactGTGTTACTAGAACgaataatatgtatacatatataaactttgCGAAGCGCTTTTAATTTGCGATGAATTGtcataaatttgtaattaatttaatcctcaacacatacatatttgcatttaaggtacatacaaatataaaactcAAACTTCAAATCCACTTTTTAATCACAAATGACAGTTCTATAACCAAAAGaggaatgtaaatatgtattggGGTCATATTTCATCTCGGTTGAGCTCATTTGCgaaacacaaatatttacttacacaAATGGGCAGTCTTGGCCCAAATGTGTACGAAAGCAAGAATCATTAGCCGTTCTACATGCAAAACACCCACACACAAATAAACGAAGTATGCaaagagaaaagaaaagaagTAACCTTAACAATTAAAAGCAAAGTAAACAGAAATGACAAATCTAAAAGCCATTATGTACAGAAATCAACAACATGTAAAAGACGCCGTAAAGTAGGCAGCAGCAACCAATGTCCGTTAGTGCTAACTTGCCAGCTGTCCAGGCATAAACGCACTTAATTACAGAAATTATGACTACCACATAATCAAGCGTCGATTTTGGGTTAATGAACtcgatatttttttcatttttcatattatataaGTGACAAAAATGGCCAGTACcacaaaagctaaaaataacaaattacgTGTAGAATTGTGTGAAAACCATACTAGTTTGGCGCTTGAGTC from Bactrocera tryoni isolate S06 chromosome 3, CSIRO_BtryS06_freeze2, whole genome shotgun sequence harbors:
- the LOC120772740 gene encoding uncharacterized protein LOC120772740 produces the protein MISRRKIISRSLDNLDMIPNIEEEEDIWYNKEKLFRDHINEVLSKWEQIDDEIWAKVIVFEKNRRVAKAYARSSVITINGGKNGFDGVRIGLSGFENPMRDADTKLVKKSVGEGFKIKMDDIGNILIKRYGKSNVFVHNTSMVNEETVIGGDILQMPNMGLTPGTSAKLFDMRKYTTNINREFSRSYPESRRLERQCLSAISLVKSNNNLINNPLWILVINIVAIDMLKNRLQALPKSVDAVGSRVPIAGSEDPYSTIESQVGLIYPTPAASDDSNNSNNSNNSSQSSKGRRSVYNTGFLDDSPYVPKPDYEVYNQSVPMLSSKQKSKCELRKKQDDPYYCGLLARIPNFIKSSKKTPNKKEAKISRKISASQQQIVEPQPAQPLPIATFHQYPAHQPPYYPYKLLHARHHRLSQSQLSLWDARSLISAHE